The Gallus gallus isolate bGalGal1 chromosome 28, bGalGal1.mat.broiler.GRCg7b, whole genome shotgun sequence genome has a segment encoding these proteins:
- the USE1 gene encoding vesicle transport protein USE1, producing MAATRLELNLMRLLSRCEALAAERRDPEEWRLEKYVAALEDMLRELKKQSSKPPPELLNEYTRKVDFLKGLLEAEKLSSSTEKALANQFLAPGRTPTTVKERTPATKTVHLQTKARCTGKMRSELLGTDPLAISDSEEPNIRKRKGLAPDEKQSAVELDAVLQHHQDMQEKLAEEMLSLARSLKNNTLAAQNVIKQDNQTLSHSLRMADQNFEKLKDESDRLEQHAKKSVNWLLWIMLIVVCFIFISMILFIRIFPKLK from the exons GCTGAGCCGGTGCGAGGCGCtggcggcggagcggcgggaTCCCGAGGAGTGGCGGCTGGAGAAG TACGTGGCCGCCCTTGAGGACATGCTGCGGGAGCTGAAGAAGCAGTCCAG CAAGCCTCCCCCAGAACTGCTCAATGAATACACACGTAAAGTAGACTTTCTAAAGGGACTTCTAGAAGCTGAAAAATTG TCTTCATCAACTGAAAAGGCACTGGCAAATCAGTTCTTAGCCCCTGGGCGCACTCCTACTACAGTCAAGGAGAGAACCCCAGCTACCAAAACAGTTCATCTGCAGACAAAGGCTCGTTGCACAGGCAAGATGAGGAGTGAGCTGCTTGGTACA GATCCCTTGGCTATCAGTG aTTCTGAGGAGCCGAACATAAGGAAGCGGAA AGGCCTTGCACCTGATGAGAAGCAGTCAGCAGTGGAGCTGGATGCTGTGTTACAGCACCATCAAGACATGCAGGAAAAGTTAGCAGAGGAAATGCTAAGTTTGGCTCGCAGTCTCAAAAACAACACTTTGGCTGCTCAGAATGTGATAAAACAAGACAACCAG ACACTGTCCCACTCTCTCCGGATGGCAGACCAGAACTTTGAGAAGCTGAAGGATGAATCTGACCGCCTTGAACAGCATGCGAAGAAATCGGTCAACTGGCTGCTCTGGATAATGTTAATTGTCGTTTGTTTTATATTCATCAGCATGATTCTCTTTATCAGAATTTTCCCcaaactaaaatga